Proteins encoded in a region of the Limanda limanda chromosome 17, fLimLim1.1, whole genome shotgun sequence genome:
- the ier2a gene encoding immediate early response gene 2 protein, whose protein sequence is MEVSAEAKRIMVVALGKLYSSRSQRGGLRLHRSLLLTLVMKSARDMYHEAQAAGEGVEPGWEQPEEAAAAPGNTESPCEELQGPASLRTQPMEEVVVSRKEDKENRCPSVSVPAQPSRKRRGKAAVEPDFLPCKKAKLEPASCMLLSPVLMDYVNCSGLGAHPAPMPIHRAIAAC, encoded by the coding sequence ATGGAGGTCAGCGCCGAGGCCAAGAGGATCATGGTGGTGGCCCTGGGGAAGCTGTACAGCTCCCGGTCCCAGAGAGGAGGGCTCCGCCTGCACCGGAGCCTGCTGCTCACCCTGGTGATGAAGTCCGCCAGGGACATGTACCACGAGGCCCAGGCGGCCGGGGAGGGGGTCGAGCCCGGGTGGGAACAGCCcgaggaggcggcggcggctccAGGGAACACGGAGTCCCCCTGTGAGGAGCTCCAGGGCCCCGCGTCACTCCGGACTCAACCCATGGAGGAGGTCGTGGTTTCCCGcaaggaggacaaggagaaccGGTGCCCGAGCGTCAGTGTCCCGGCTCAACCGTCGAGGAAGAGACGAGGCAAGGCGGCCGTCGAGCCGGACTTCCTCCCCTGTAAGAAGGCGAAGCTGGAGCCGGCGAGCTGCATGCTCCTCAGCCCGGTTCTCATGGACTATGTGAACTGCTCCGGCCTGGGAGCTCACCCGGCCCCCATGCCCATCCACAGAGCCATAGCAGCGTGTTGA